A genomic region of Chitinimonas arctica contains the following coding sequences:
- a CDS encoding cohesin domain-containing protein, with translation MPIFTTAPGRTLILLVLLGLGGCAADRHHRAGLSAMADGQYAEAIRELQQAAELEPRDTRFRADWLQQRETAVRQLLSRAETALAAGREAEAEQHYRAILSFDRDNARAKAGLVQLTRLAQAVDATGRARTALQQGDSEQAAQWLARALADNPNHAEAKALRREIETLQAKDLLSAPSLGAMYQKPINLEFRDASLKMVFEALSRTTGINFIFDREVRGDQRTTVFLKQTGLEDAIDVILTTNQLDKKILNAGSVLIYPNTGGKSREYQDLLVKAFYLANSEAKQTANLLKTVLKLKEVYVDDKLNMLILRETPDTIALAEKLIALQDLDEPEVMLEVEVLEVKRSRLLDLGVKLTDQLTVAPLTNNASNSTTNAASPSFKLSELRNLNASKLGITLPSATMTFHQEDGDAKLLANPRIRVRDREKAKILIGDKVPIVTTTSTSTGFNSENIQYMDVGLKLEVEPDVHLRDEIGLKVALEVSSLVGAVKTTNGSQAYQIGTRSANSVLRLKDGETQVLAGLISDEDRSSANRLPLLGDLPLLGRLFSSQKDDKQRTEIVLSITPRLIRNIQRQSPAAESFWSGTEASLWTKPLQLRNLETPVAVAKPLAAAEPAAKPSEAVPAPVGLRLSWQGPSQAKLGETIQLSLRLDSAEALRAAPMQLLFDPSRLEVVSVRLGDFFGTAPVSFSQLVDSASGRITVGLAGTGPEGVSGQGSLLLIELKPLQADPAVEFSLVGIAPLGPRAAPSLPLRHPLAIVP, from the coding sequence ATGCCGATTTTCACTACCGCGCCTGGGCGCACTTTGATTCTTTTGGTCCTGTTGGGCCTGGGTGGCTGCGCCGCCGATCGCCACCACCGTGCCGGTTTATCCGCCATGGCGGACGGCCAATACGCCGAGGCCATCCGCGAGCTGCAGCAGGCGGCCGAGCTGGAGCCGCGCGATACCCGTTTTCGGGCCGATTGGCTGCAGCAGCGCGAAACCGCCGTCCGGCAATTGCTGAGCCGGGCCGAAACGGCACTGGCGGCGGGGCGCGAGGCGGAGGCCGAGCAGCACTACCGCGCCATTCTGAGCTTCGATCGCGACAATGCCCGTGCCAAGGCAGGACTGGTGCAACTCACCCGGCTGGCGCAAGCCGTCGACGCGACCGGGCGGGCGCGCACCGCCTTGCAGCAGGGTGATAGCGAGCAGGCCGCGCAATGGCTGGCGCGGGCCCTGGCCGACAACCCCAACCATGCCGAGGCCAAGGCGCTGCGGCGCGAGATCGAGACGCTGCAGGCGAAAGATTTGCTGAGCGCACCCAGTCTCGGGGCCATGTATCAGAAACCGATCAATCTGGAATTTCGCGATGCCAGCCTGAAGATGGTGTTCGAGGCCCTATCGCGCACCACCGGCATCAACTTTATCTTCGACCGCGAGGTGCGAGGCGATCAGCGCACGACGGTTTTCCTGAAGCAGACCGGCCTGGAAGACGCTATCGATGTCATCCTCACCACCAACCAATTGGACAAGAAGATCCTCAACGCGGGCAGCGTGCTGATCTACCCGAATACCGGCGGCAAGAGCCGCGAATACCAGGATCTGCTGGTCAAGGCCTTTTACCTGGCCAATAGCGAAGCCAAGCAGACCGCCAATCTGCTCAAGACCGTGCTCAAGCTCAAGGAAGTGTACGTCGACGACAAGCTCAATATGCTGATCTTGCGCGAAACGCCCGACACCATTGCCCTGGCGGAAAAACTGATCGCACTGCAAGACCTGGACGAGCCGGAGGTGATGCTGGAAGTGGAAGTGCTGGAAGTGAAGCGCTCGCGCCTGCTCGATCTCGGCGTCAAGCTGACCGACCAGTTGACGGTGGCACCGCTCACCAACAACGCCAGCAATTCGACCACCAATGCCGCCTCGCCGAGCTTCAAATTGAGCGAACTGCGCAATCTGAACGCCAGCAAATTGGGCATTACCTTGCCCAGTGCCACGATGACCTTCCACCAGGAGGATGGCGATGCCAAGCTGTTGGCCAATCCGCGTATCCGCGTGCGCGATCGGGAGAAGGCCAAGATCCTGATCGGCGACAAAGTGCCCATCGTCACCACCACGTCCACCTCGACCGGCTTCAATAGCGAAAATATCCAGTACATGGATGTCGGCCTGAAGCTGGAAGTCGAGCCGGATGTGCATCTGCGCGACGAGATCGGCCTCAAGGTGGCCTTGGAAGTCAGTTCGCTGGTCGGTGCGGTCAAGACCACCAACGGTTCGCAGGCCTACCAGATCGGCACCCGCAGCGCCAATAGCGTGCTGCGGCTGAAGGATGGCGAAACCCAGGTGCTGGCGGGCCTGATCAGCGACGAAGACCGTTCCTCGGCCAATCGCCTCCCCTTGCTCGGTGATCTGCCCTTGCTGGGCCGTTTGTTCTCCAGCCAGAAGGACGACAAGCAAAGGACCGAGATCGTCCTGTCGATCACGCCGCGCTTGATCCGCAATATCCAGCGGCAGTCGCCGGCGGCGGAATCGTTCTGGTCCGGTACGGAAGCCAGCCTGTGGACCAAGCCCTTGCAGTTGCGCAACCTGGAGACGCCGGTCGCGGTGGCCAAGCCCCTCGCCGCGGCCGAGCCGGCCGCCAAGCCGTCCGAGGCCGTGCCGGCGCCCGTCGGATTGCGCCTAAGCTGGCAAGGGCCGAGCCAAGCCAAGCTCGGCGAGACCATCCAGCTGAGTTTGCGGCTGGATAGCGCAGAAGCCTTGCGCGCCGCACCGATGCAATTACTGTTCGACCCCAGTCGCCTTGAAGTGGTGTCGGTCCGGCTGGGCGATTTCTTCGGCACGGCGCCGGTCAGCTTCAGTCAATTGGTCGATTCGGCCAGCGGCCGCATCACGGTCGGCCTGGCCGGGACCGGCCCGGAGGGGGTGAGCGGGCAGGGCAGTCTGCTGCTGATCGAGCTGAAGCCGCTGCAAGCCGACCCGGCCGTCGAGTTCAGCCTGGTCGGTATCGCACCGCTCGGCCCCCGTGCC
- a CDS encoding GspMb/PilO family protein gives MPPLLSRYRFQARRLLYAQPRLVAALGLAVLAFLLALATHIRQGQLALETAQTWQASQPRTMPLVAKPTDSAVVLPAFESKQLLGALNRAADQAKLPLDELSFTLDDSANQPYLRYRASLTLLAGYPAVRRFLAGLQAGQPNIVIDGVQCSREDIGLADLSCEATISAFYRKPSHG, from the coding sequence ATGCCTCCGTTGTTGTCCCGCTACCGCTTCCAAGCCCGTCGTCTGCTGTACGCTCAGCCACGGCTGGTGGCCGCGCTGGGCTTGGCGGTGCTGGCTTTCCTGCTGGCACTGGCTACCCATATTCGCCAAGGCCAACTGGCGCTGGAAACCGCGCAAACCTGGCAAGCATCCCAGCCGCGCACGATGCCCTTGGTGGCTAAGCCCACCGACAGCGCGGTGGTTTTGCCGGCATTCGAGAGCAAGCAATTACTCGGCGCGCTCAATCGGGCGGCCGACCAAGCCAAGCTACCGCTGGACGAGCTGTCCTTCACGCTCGACGACAGTGCGAACCAGCCCTATCTCCGTTATCGCGCCAGCTTGACGCTATTGGCCGGTTATCCGGCGGTGCGGCGTTTCCTGGCCGGTTTGCAGGCAGGGCAGCCCAATATCGTGATCGATGGCGTGCAATGCAGCCGCGAAGACATTGGCCTGGCCGACCTGAGCTGTGAAGCGACAATTTCGGCGTTTTACCGGAAGCCGTCCCATGGATAA
- a CDS encoding tetratricopeptide repeat protein, with translation MKLRVWLLTVAIGLSSMAWAGMDGREGNYEAGLHQMSLSAWRALADDGDAAAQNCLGAMYQRGQGVSRDYHEAVVWYRKSAAQGYAMAQFNLGSLYYLGRGVQKDYAQAAAWYGKAAAQGHAIAQAALGEMFEYGLDVPKDDIQAVAWYRKAAEQGNAYAQTRLGALYEVGQGVRQDYPLAIDWYSKAAEQGYAVAQTKLGLMYGFGRGVPENHMHAVAWYRKAAEQGNAEGQIYLGTMFDNGQGVPQDHSHALAWYRKAAEQGSAKGQEYVGVMYQYGRGVSQDYTQALAWYAQAAKQGHASAQFRFGWMYANGLGVSLDNVQAAAWYRKAAEQGDIEAQTTLGWMYERGRGLPKDYVESLAWYRKAAQQGSAVAKTNLGLMYANGRGVPQDPMQAIALYRQAATQGDEVAQAKLGNMYLNGVGVAQDDVQAAEWSRASALQGNTEGQAQLCVLYYTGRGVPQDYGQALSWCGKAAEQGDVVARNTLGTMYLNGRGVTKNYAQALTFFRQAAAQGEAVPKYNLAIMYEQGLGVPQDYPQARKLFRESAEQGYVEAQYRLAGMYDYGMGGEKDFSQALVWYRKAADQSHANAQTSLGWMYEHGIGVAKDYEQAVVWYRRSAEQGNANAQDNLGNLYHQGHGVPQDDAQAVKWSSLAAEKGLANAQFNLGLMYQKGNGVRQDHEQAAVWFRKAADQGLAKAQNTVGTLYRTGVGVLKDQSQALDWYRKAAGQGLSRAQFNLGLMYEAGSGVPQDYAQAMAWYRKAANQEHPAAQCNIGNLFEHGYGVPQDYAQAMIWYQKSAKQGNATAEASIGKLYQAGNGVQQDYSQAAAWYRKAVAQGNALAQNQLGYLYEHGLGVEKDVQQALDLYQKSAARGEVDAQKNLDRISRKSAAVPHD, from the coding sequence ATGAAGTTGCGGGTTTGGCTACTTACGGTAGCGATTGGATTGTCCAGTATGGCCTGGGCGGGAATGGACGGGCGTGAAGGCAACTACGAAGCAGGCCTTCATCAAATGTCGCTCAGTGCCTGGCGTGCGTTGGCCGACGATGGCGATGCGGCTGCGCAGAACTGTCTTGGCGCAATGTATCAGCGTGGTCAAGGCGTCTCACGTGACTACCACGAAGCTGTGGTTTGGTACCGCAAGAGCGCTGCGCAAGGCTATGCGATGGCACAGTTCAACCTCGGGTCTCTGTACTACCTGGGCCGTGGAGTGCAGAAGGATTATGCGCAGGCAGCGGCTTGGTACGGCAAGGCCGCTGCACAAGGCCATGCAATTGCACAAGCTGCATTGGGCGAAATGTTTGAATATGGCCTGGATGTGCCAAAGGACGATATTCAGGCTGTGGCCTGGTATCGCAAGGCAGCGGAACAGGGGAATGCCTATGCGCAAACCCGGTTGGGCGCCCTTTACGAAGTCGGGCAGGGCGTGCGCCAGGATTATCCACTGGCAATCGACTGGTACAGCAAAGCAGCCGAGCAGGGGTACGCCGTTGCTCAGACCAAACTTGGATTGATGTATGGATTTGGTCGTGGCGTACCGGAGAACCATATGCATGCGGTGGCGTGGTATCGCAAAGCCGCAGAGCAGGGAAATGCCGAGGGACAAATATATCTGGGGACAATGTTCGATAACGGCCAAGGGGTACCGCAGGACCATAGCCACGCATTGGCCTGGTACCGTAAAGCCGCCGAGCAAGGGAGCGCCAAGGGGCAGGAATATGTTGGCGTGATGTATCAATATGGTCGTGGCGTATCACAGGACTATACCCAGGCGCTTGCCTGGTATGCGCAAGCGGCCAAGCAAGGCCATGCCTCGGCGCAATTCAGATTTGGCTGGATGTACGCGAATGGCCTAGGCGTCTCGCTGGACAACGTACAGGCCGCAGCTTGGTACCGCAAGGCCGCTGAGCAGGGGGATATCGAGGCGCAGACCACCCTCGGTTGGATGTATGAGCGTGGTAGAGGACTGCCTAAGGATTATGTCGAGTCATTGGCCTGGTACCGCAAAGCTGCTCAGCAAGGTAGTGCCGTGGCGAAAACGAATCTCGGGTTGATGTACGCTAATGGCCGAGGTGTCCCTCAAGACCCTATGCAAGCCATCGCCTTATACCGCCAGGCAGCCACGCAAGGGGATGAAGTGGCACAAGCCAAACTCGGCAACATGTATTTGAATGGCGTAGGGGTGGCGCAGGACGATGTGCAAGCTGCCGAGTGGTCTCGTGCGTCCGCGCTGCAAGGTAACACGGAGGGGCAGGCCCAACTTTGCGTGCTGTACTACACCGGCCGGGGTGTGCCGCAGGACTACGGGCAGGCTCTAAGCTGGTGCGGCAAAGCGGCCGAACAAGGTGATGTCGTGGCGCGGAATACGCTGGGGACGATGTATCTGAACGGCCGGGGCGTCACGAAGAACTATGCTCAGGCCTTGACCTTTTTTCGCCAAGCGGCGGCTCAGGGGGAAGCGGTACCTAAATATAATTTAGCAATTATGTATGAGCAGGGTTTGGGAGTGCCTCAGGACTATCCGCAGGCGAGAAAGCTATTTCGAGAATCTGCCGAGCAGGGGTACGTGGAAGCACAGTACCGCTTAGCCGGGATGTATGACTATGGGATGGGAGGAGAGAAGGATTTTTCTCAGGCCCTGGTTTGGTACCGTAAGGCTGCCGATCAGTCGCATGCCAACGCGCAGACCAGCCTGGGCTGGATGTATGAGCACGGCATCGGCGTAGCAAAGGACTATGAACAGGCTGTGGTTTGGTATCGCCGATCCGCGGAGCAGGGCAATGCTAACGCACAGGACAATCTTGGAAACTTGTACCACCAAGGCCATGGTGTGCCCCAAGACGATGCACAAGCCGTGAAGTGGTCTAGTCTAGCCGCCGAAAAGGGGCTCGCGAACGCACAGTTCAATCTTGGTTTGATGTATCAGAAGGGGAACGGTGTACGACAGGACCACGAACAAGCTGCCGTTTGGTTTCGTAAGGCGGCCGATCAGGGGTTGGCTAAGGCGCAGAACACCGTCGGGACACTATATCGTACTGGTGTAGGTGTGCTGAAGGATCAATCTCAAGCGCTTGACTGGTATCGAAAGGCCGCCGGGCAGGGTTTATCCCGCGCGCAATTCAATCTCGGATTGATGTATGAGGCCGGCTCCGGGGTACCGCAGGACTATGCACAGGCAATGGCCTGGTATCGCAAGGCAGCGAATCAAGAGCATCCCGCTGCCCAGTGCAATATTGGCAACCTGTTTGAACACGGCTACGGCGTGCCGCAGGATTATGCGCAAGCGATGATTTGGTATCAAAAAAGTGCCAAACAGGGGAATGCTACTGCGGAAGCTAGCATTGGAAAGCTGTATCAGGCCGGCAATGGGGTGCAGCAAGATTATTCCCAAGCCGCTGCGTGGTATCGGAAGGCCGTAGCCCAAGGAAATGCCCTTGCGCAGAACCAGCTCGGTTATCTGTACGAACATGGCCTAGGGGTGGAGAAAGACGTGCAGCAAGCGCTCGACCTTTACCAAAAATCCGCGGCCCGGGGGGAGGTTGACGCACAGAAAAATCTCGACCGAATATCCAGGAAAAGCGCGGCAGTGCCTCACGATTAG
- a CDS encoding immunity protein Imm33 domain-containing protein, translating into MQFESQQKSVCEVMGVPFTSYGPHMKVGISKNVLSGLRPLNGLRIQPEGDTCGWYIWAGEVWFDAPDFFVPLHAVHLNEWAPLVLKYLGLPPGWRFLVTEKYEDMWEDLDLLTNKPSPLSGG; encoded by the coding sequence ATGCAGTTTGAAAGTCAGCAGAAGAGCGTTTGCGAAGTGATGGGGGTGCCCTTTACTTCATATGGTCCGCATATGAAAGTGGGCATCTCAAAAAACGTGCTCAGTGGGCTGCGGCCGTTAAACGGGCTACGCATTCAGCCGGAAGGGGATACGTGTGGCTGGTATATATGGGCTGGGGAAGTTTGGTTCGACGCGCCGGACTTCTTTGTTCCGTTGCATGCTGTGCATTTGAATGAGTGGGCGCCACTGGTCCTTAAGTATTTAGGGCTGCCACCTGGTTGGCGGTTCCTTGTGACTGAAAAATACGAAGATATGTGGGAGGATCTGGATTTACTGACCAATAAGCCCAGTCCTTTATCTGGGGGTTAA